From a single Planococcus shenhongbingii genomic region:
- a CDS encoding aspartate aminotransferase family protein, giving the protein MATAKETSKTLVEKDRENVWHHISSYNDTKRPMVVESGEGAWITDHKGNRYLDGMSGLWCVNVGYGREELAAAAYEQMKKLAYVPMTQSHEPAIELAEKLNSMLGDDYKIFYSNSGSDANEVAFKLARQYHQQNGEHSRFKFISRYRAYHGSSMGAMAATGQALRKYKYEPLAPGFLHIAPPDNYRRPAGQSVEEYNLQRAQEFEEKIIWEQKETIAGIIMEPLITGGGILIPHPVYVEKVQEICNRHGVLLIIDEVICGFGRTGKMFGHQHFNIKPDIITMAKGLTSAYLPLSVTAIRKDIYDRFDTEKENSHFRHVNTFGGNPSACAVALKNLEILERENLVERSAELGDRLLKELESLKDHPYVGDIRGLGFLLGIEMVENKETKEPASNERIAKIMGACKANGLIIGRNGDTVAGFNNILALSPPLSCTDEDFDFIVSVLKKVFKDHEEN; this is encoded by the coding sequence ATGGCTACTGCAAAAGAAACATCCAAAACATTAGTGGAAAAAGATCGCGAAAACGTTTGGCACCATATTTCGTCTTACAATGATACAAAAAGGCCGATGGTGGTGGAAAGCGGAGAAGGTGCATGGATCACCGATCACAAAGGCAACCGTTATCTGGACGGCATGTCGGGGCTATGGTGTGTCAATGTCGGATATGGCCGCGAGGAACTGGCGGCAGCTGCTTATGAACAAATGAAGAAATTGGCTTATGTGCCGATGACTCAGAGCCATGAGCCAGCTATCGAACTTGCAGAAAAGCTGAACAGCATGCTAGGAGATGATTATAAGATCTTTTATTCTAATAGCGGATCGGATGCCAATGAAGTGGCTTTTAAACTGGCTCGCCAATACCACCAGCAAAATGGGGAGCATTCCCGTTTTAAGTTCATCTCCCGTTACCGGGCTTACCACGGCAGTTCGATGGGAGCCATGGCAGCGACAGGGCAGGCATTGCGGAAATATAAATATGAGCCGCTAGCCCCTGGTTTTTTGCATATTGCGCCACCGGACAATTACCGCCGTCCAGCTGGCCAGTCAGTCGAGGAATACAACCTTCAACGCGCCCAGGAATTTGAAGAAAAAATCATTTGGGAACAAAAAGAGACGATTGCCGGAATTATCATGGAACCGCTTATTACAGGCGGCGGCATCCTGATTCCGCATCCCGTCTACGTGGAAAAAGTGCAGGAAATCTGCAATCGCCACGGTGTGCTGCTCATAATCGATGAAGTTATCTGCGGCTTTGGCAGAACCGGAAAAATGTTCGGGCACCAGCATTTCAATATTAAGCCAGACATCATCACGATGGCTAAAGGGTTAACAAGCGCTTATCTACCGCTTTCCGTCACGGCTATCCGAAAAGACATTTACGACCGCTTTGACACTGAAAAAGAAAATAGCCATTTCCGCCACGTTAATACTTTCGGTGGAAATCCGTCAGCGTGTGCCGTAGCTTTGAAAAACCTGGAGATTTTGGAACGGGAAAACTTGGTAGAGCGCTCAGCCGAACTGGGTGACCGCTTGCTGAAAGAACTGGAAAGCTTAAAAGATCATCCATATGTAGGGGATATTCGCGGACTCGGATTTCTTCTGGGAATTGAAATGGTCGAAAACAAAGAAACAAAAGAACCGGCTTCCAACGAACGCATCGCAAAAATTATGGGAGCCTGCAAAGCGAACGGCCTCATTATCGGCAGGAACGGAGATACTGTGGCAGGGTTCAATAATATCCTGGCCCTTAGCCCACCGCTGTCGTGCACTGACGAGGATTTTGACTTTATCGTTTCTGTTTTGAAGAAAGTATTTAAAGACCATGAGGAAAATTAG
- the mug gene encoding G/U mismatch-specific DNA glycosylase, translating into MHLEPIPDHLQENLKILFVGFNPSIRSSETGFHYANPNNRFWKILYEAGLTPRKFAPKENRKLLSLGYGLTNIVARPTKEAAEISKAEYAEGAALLQQKIKKYQPKAVCFVGKGVYQEYSKKRAIPWGVQQDPVIPGIVEYVAPSSSGLVRMKLEEIVEIYKGLKEFS; encoded by the coding sequence TTGCATTTAGAACCCATTCCCGACCACCTGCAAGAAAACTTAAAAATTCTCTTCGTCGGTTTCAACCCAAGCATCCGGTCTTCCGAAACCGGCTTTCATTATGCCAATCCCAACAACCGGTTTTGGAAAATCCTTTACGAAGCGGGTTTAACCCCGCGAAAGTTTGCGCCTAAAGAAAACAGGAAGCTGCTTTCTCTCGGCTATGGGCTGACAAATATCGTTGCCCGGCCAACAAAAGAAGCAGCAGAAATCTCCAAAGCGGAGTACGCAGAAGGCGCTGCGCTGCTGCAGCAGAAAATCAAAAAGTATCAGCCAAAAGCGGTCTGCTTTGTCGGCAAAGGCGTCTATCAGGAATACAGCAAAAAACGGGCTATTCCGTGGGGAGTCCAGCAAGATCCGGTGATTCCCGGAATAGTGGAATACGTCGCTCCTTCTTCTAGCGGCCTCGTTCGGATGAAGCTGGAGGAAATTGTCGAGATTTATAAAGGGCTTAAAGAGTTTAGTTGA
- a CDS encoding SDR family NAD(P)-dependent oxidoreductase yields the protein MDTIAIITGAGSGLGQATAVRLAKDGVNIAVVDVNEKGGNETVEMVKKLGHDAIFIKADVSKAEEVKKYVDQTVEHFGRIDYFFNNAGISGSGKFFLDTDIKEIEQIVGINLLGALYGVRYVAEVMLKNGGGSIVNTASSAGVIGQDSVVTYSATKHGIVGLTKSMVAEYAKDGLRVNAIAPGPTETPMVKSFYEANPEMKANAEAGIPQRRLGTADEVAELVTFLLTSKAQYINGEVIRIDGGFTNTK from the coding sequence ATGGATACAATTGCAATTATTACAGGTGCGGGAAGTGGTTTAGGACAGGCAACAGCCGTCCGTTTAGCAAAAGATGGAGTCAATATTGCCGTTGTGGACGTAAACGAAAAAGGCGGGAACGAGACCGTAGAAATGGTGAAGAAATTAGGCCATGACGCAATTTTCATCAAAGCGGACGTTTCAAAAGCTGAAGAAGTGAAAAAATATGTGGACCAGACAGTTGAACACTTTGGCCGCATCGATTATTTCTTTAACAATGCAGGGATTTCTGGAAGCGGGAAATTCTTTTTAGATACAGACATCAAAGAAATTGAACAAATCGTCGGCATTAATTTGCTGGGCGCTTTGTATGGCGTCCGTTATGTAGCAGAAGTCATGCTGAAAAATGGCGGCGGCTCAATTGTCAACACCGCTTCAAGCGCTGGAGTGATCGGGCAGGATTCTGTGGTCACTTACTCGGCTACGAAGCACGGCATTGTCGGGTTGACTAAGAGTATGGTTGCGGAATATGCAAAAGACGGACTTCGTGTAAATGCGATTGCTCCTGGCCCAACGGAAACGCCGATGGTAAAATCATTTTATGAAGCCAATCCCGAAATGAAAGCCAATGCTGAAGCCGGAATCCCACAAAGACGCCTGGGCACAGCCGATGAAGTTGCCGAACTGGTAACGTTTTTGCTGACATCTAAAGCTCAGTACATCAATGGCGAAGTGATTCGCATCGATGGCGGCTTTACAAACACGAAATAA